Proteins encoded in a region of the Micropterus dolomieu isolate WLL.071019.BEF.003 ecotype Adirondacks linkage group LG07, ASM2129224v1, whole genome shotgun sequence genome:
- the tmem30c gene encoding transmembrane protein 30C, producing MGKVKGESGRFARRPDNSAFKQQRLPAWSPMLTANTVLPFFYFMALICMLLGVWLLLTVQSTQEIKLDYTEAGTCDICFEKRKNVSYAAQTCSCKVVFPIEKAFKGDVFFYYGLQNFHQNLRRYMDSRDDGQMVGRKKNLKNPSSYCEPYAKDQNELPIAPCGAVANSIFNDSFSLTYHGSSGLSVPVPLLREGIAWYTDKNIKFRNPKIDNLTLAQVFEGTVKPLYWQKPVYELDTHNPTNNGFINDDLIIWMREAAFPNFKKLYGVLYRANNPFTKGLPEGNYSIEISYNFPVQYFQGRKEVVLTTLTWFGGQNHFLPIAYLVTSSLILLIAVTLTVAWLKFGKNGNNMEE from the exons ATGGGCAAAGTGAAGGGCGAGTCTGGGCGCTTTGCTCGGAGGCCAGACAACTCTGCTTTCAAACAGCAGAGGCTACCTGCCTGGTCTCCCATGCTAACAGCTAACACTGTGCTGCCTTTCTTCTACTTCATGGCTTTGATATGTATGCTACTGGGAGTATGGCTGCTTCTTACAGTGCAGAGCACACAGGAAATaaag CTGGACTACACAGAAGCCGGGACGTGTGATATATGTTTTGAAAAGCGTAAAAATGTGAGCTATGCGGCACAAACCTGCAGCTGCAAGGTGGTGTTTCCCATCGAGAAAGCATTCAAG GGAGATGTCTTTTTCTACTATGGCCTCCAAAACTTCCATCAGAACCTCCGCAGATACATGGACTCCAGAGATGATGGACAGATGGTTGGCAGGAAGAAAAACTTAAAG AACCCGAGTTCATACTGCGAGCCATATGCCAAAGACCAAAATGAACTCCCTATTGCCCCCTGTGGCGCTGTGGCCAACAGTATCTTTAATG ACTCCTTTTCTCTGACCTATCACGGCTCCAGTGGTCTTTCAGTGCCGGTTCCTCTGTTAAGGGAGGGTATCGCCTGGTATACGGACAAAAATATCAAGTTCCGCAATCCAAAGATTGATAACTTAACACTGGCTCAAGTTTTTGAAG GTACAGTAAAGCCTCTGTACTGGCAGAAGCCTGTGTATGAGCTTGATACCCACAACCCGACCAACAACGGCTTCATCAATGATGACCTGATCATATGGATGAGAGAGGCAGCCTTCCccaacttcaagaagctctatGGAGTTTTATACCGAGCCAACAATCCCTTTACTAAGGGTCTGCCAGAAGGAAATTACAGCATTGAGATATCGTATA ACTTCCCAGTGCAGTACTTCCAAGGCAGAAAGGAAGTGGTGCTGACCACACTGACCTGGTTTGGAGGTCAGAACCATTTCCTGCCCATTGCTTACCTAGTAACCAGCAGCTTGATCCTACTGATAGCCGTCACCCTCACTGTGGCCTGGTTAAAGTTCGGGAAGAATGGGAATAACATGGAGGAATGA